A region from the Drosophila bipectinata strain 14024-0381.07 chromosome 3R, DbipHiC1v2, whole genome shotgun sequence genome encodes:
- the Gyc88E gene encoding soluble guanylate cyclase 88E isoform X2: MYGLLLENLSEYIKSVYGEEKWEDIRRQAGIDSPSFSVHQVYPENLLQKLAKKAQQVLGVSERDFMDQMGVYFVGFVGQYGYDRVLSVLGRHMRDFLNGLDNLHEYLKFSYPRMRAPSFICENETKQGLTLHYRSKRRGFVYYTMGQIREVARYFYHKEMHIELVREEILFDTVHVTFQLTFDNRAFTLASLAMTREEKHLPISAHVLFEIFPFCIVFGADMIVRSIGNSLMVILPELLGKKITAWFDLVRPLIAFKFQTILNRTNNIFELVTVDPVTERLDAQSEDLLLHDDGSEPEKSLRLKGQMVYMENWRMIMFLGTPVMPDLTSLITTGLYINDLSMHDFSRDLMLAGTQQSVELKLALDQEQQKSKKLEESMRLLDEEMRRTDELLYQMIPKQVADRLRRGENPIDTCEMFDSVSILFSDIVTFTEICSRITPMEVVSMLNAMYSIFDKLTERNSVYKVETIGDAYMVVAGAPDKDANHAERVCDMALDMVDAITDLKDPSTGQHLRIRVGVHSGAVVAGIVGLKMPRYCLFGDTVNTASRMESTSIAMKVHISESTKILIGPSYKILERGEIDVKGKGTMATYWLEERENRLPLQLTAALQIHPLSPAPPASAAKAIMPPPVTKPVSPLIPVPVSVAVAIAGAAPIPVTVAAPTPAPVPAPVPVVPPVDIVTPSASMSGVVLTATNTLAAATHMAHHQVTGSGTAAGAVSSGVAGAPSAAGATDDRGSRIYSPVTFKDVARRSIANSPVKSNAGFADQEKRRESRSNSTGHVFMRSPSDIFGSLILDTEEFLEDLQISRSSLANNNNNHTPVCGFSPTPPFRIGSAPPKPRPSNPDKFTPEELAAMDQMTPPSTAPARETATCSSASLDREKTAKLNSSMDATTAPITSAVRVCPMRSKSPPQSTQSMQVVQASTSNSGNNRPGSKDSVTSISLHSPPPHRSHSAPARPHSMSKAARKAFLAAKQTKAMEKLDKMIEEVHEVESQSAVKAANMRLAIFGHDGGGGDLAAGGCPLFLPPPPQQLMPSSISDSGLCSHGHSHAPRCHHEPKLTNSQSFQHSPRGGITHQCCGGFSHGNGRHSHRMHSNACRIL; the protein is encoded by the exons ATGTACGGATTGCTGTTGGAGAACCTCTCCGAGTACATCAAGTCCGTGTATGGCGAGGAGAAATGGGAGGACATCCGACGGCAGGCTGGCATCGATTCGCCCTCCTTCAGTGTGCACCAGGTTTATCCGGAGAACTTGCTCCagaagttggccaaaaaggcgCAACAG GTCTTGGGCGTCTCGGAAAGAGATTTCATGGACCAGATGGGCGTCTATTTTGTAGGCTTTGTCGGTCAGTATGGATATGATCGCGTTCTGTCCGTCTTGGGTCGTCACATGCGCGACTTCCTTAACGGCCTGGACAACCTGCATGAGTACCTAAAGTTCTCGTACCCGCGGATGCGGGCTCCCAGCTTCATTTGcgaaaatgaaacgaaacaGGGTCTGACCCTGCACTATCGCTCCAAGCGGCGTGGGTTTGTCTACTACACGATGGGTCAGATCCGTGAGGTGGCACGTTACTTCTACCACAAGGAGATGCACATCGAGCTGGTGCGGGAGGAGATCCTATTCGATACTGTCCATGTAACCTTTCAGTTGACCTTCGATAATCGGGCATTCACGTTGGCCTCTCTGGCAATGACCCGCGAGGAAAAGCACCTGCCCATCAGCGCTCATGTGTTGTTCGAGATCTTCCCCTTCTGTATTGTATTTGG AGCTGACATGATCGTGCGCAGTATTGGTAACTCTCTCATGGTGATATTGCCGGAACTTCTGGGAAAGAAAATAACAGCCTGGTTCGATTTAGTGCGGCCTCTGATAGCCTTTAAGTTTCAGACT ATTCTCAACCGTaccaataatatttttgaactGGTCACTGTGGATCCAGTCACTGAGAGACTGGATGCCCAAAGCGAGGACTTACTTCTTCATGATGATGGAAGCGAACCCGAGAAATCATTGAGATTAAAAG GTCAAATGGTTTATATGGAAAATTGGCGCATGATCATGTTTCTGGGCACGCCAGTCATGCCGGACTTGACTTCTCTAATAACCACTGGTCTCTACATCAACGATCTGTCCATGCACGACTTTAGCCGAGATTTAATGTTGGCGGGAACGCAACAATCGGTGGAATTAAAGTTGGCCCTTGATCAGGAGCAGCAAAAGTCTAAGAAGTTGGAGGAATCCATGAGATTG TTGGATGAAGAAATGCGTCGAACCGATGAGCTGCTATATCAGATGATACCCAAACAAGTGGCAGACCGACTTAGACGCGGGGAAAATCCCATAGACACCTGTGAG ATGTTTGACAGCGTTTCGATCCTTTTCTCTGACATCGTTACCTTTACGGAGATTTGCAGTCGAATTACTCCCATGGAAGTAGTGTCTATGCTGAATGCCATGTACTCTATTTTCGACAAGCTAACGGAACGGAACTCTGTCTACAAGGTGGAGACAATTGGTGACGCCTACATGGTTGTGGCTGGGGCACCCGACAAGGATGCCAACCACGCCGAACGAGTCTGTGATATGGCCCTGGATATGGTCGATGCCATCACCGATCTGAAAGATCCTTCCACCGGGCAGCACTTAAGGATAC GTGTGGGAGTCCATTCTGGAGCCGTGGTTGCTGGAATTGTGGGCTTGAAAATGCCCCGCTACTGTCTTTTTGGTGATACCGTGAACACAGCTTCGCGGATGGAGTCCACTAGCATTGCCATGAAGGTGCACATCTCCGAATCCACAAAGATTCTCATTGGACCAAGCTACAAGATCCTCGAACGTGGGGAGATCGATGTAAAGGGAAAAGGGACTATGGCCACTTATTGGTTGGAGGAGCGCGAAAACAGGCTGCCGCTGCAACTGACCGCCGCTCTTCAAATACATCCATTGTCTCCGGCTCCGCCTGCCTCCGCAGCCAAGGCTATAATGCCGCCGCCGGTTACCAAGCCAGTCTCTCCACTGATTCCAGTGCCAGTAAGTGTGGCAGTGGCAATTGCAGGTGCCGCTCCCATTCCTGTCACTGTTGCGGCTCCAACACCAGCTCCTGTTCCAGCTCCCGTCCCTGTGGTTCCACCAGTGGATATAGTGACTCCATCTGCCAGCATGTCGGGAGTGGTGCTCACTGCCACCAATACTCTGGCTGCAGCTACTCACATGGCGCACCATCAGGTTACAGGGTCAGGAACGGCAGCGGGGGCAGTTTCGTCGGGAGTAGCTGGTGCACCTTCCGCCGCTGGAGCTACAGATGACCGCGGAAGTCGTATCTACTCACCAGTAACCTTCAAGGACGTGGCTCGCCGCAGCATTGCCAATTCCCCCGTGAAGAGCAATGCTGGCTTCGCGGATCAAGAGAAACGTCGTGAATCGCGATCCAATTCTACGGGTCATGTTTTTATGCGTTCGCCATCGGATATTTTTGGTTCCCTCATACTGGACACTGAGGAATTTCTCGAAGATCTGCAGATCTCACGCAGCTCGCTggccaacaataacaacaaccaTACACCCGTCTGTGGTTTCAGCCCAACGCCCCCATTCCGGATTGGGAGTGCTCCCCCTAAGCCGAGGCCAAGTAATCCGGATAAGTTTACACCGGAGGAACTGGCCGCCATGGACCAGATGACACCGCCATCCACCGCTCCAGCCCGAGAGACAGCGACCTGCAGCAGTGCATCCTTGGATCGCGAGAAGACGGCCAAGCTCAA cagcagcatggATGCAACCACAGCTCCCATTACCAGTGCGGTTCGGGTGTGTCCCATGCGCTCCAAGTCGCCGCCCCAGTCCACACAGTCGATGCAAGTGGTCCAGGCTAGTACCAGTAACAGTGGTAATAATCGGCCAGGCTCCAAGGATTCGGTAACATCCATTTCACTACACTCACCGCCACCTCACAGATCTCATTCGGCACCTGCCAG GCCACATTCCATGTCGAAGGCAGCACGAAAAGCCTTCCTGGCGGCCAAGCAAACGAAGGCCATGGAAAAGCTGGACAAGATGATCGAGGAGGTGCACGAGGTGGAGTCTCAGTCTGCAGTCAAAGCGGCCAATATGCGTCTGGCCATTTTTGGCCACGATGGTGGAGGTGGAGACTTGGCAGCCGGTGGGTGCCCGCTCTTCTTGCCACCACCTCCTCAACAGCTGATGCCCAGCTCCATCTCAGATTCTGGCCTATGCAGTCATGG CCATAGCCACGCCCCCAGGTGCCATCACGAACCCAAGCTGACCAATAGCCAGAGTTTCCAGCACTCCCCACGTGGGGGAATCACTCATCAGTGCTGCGGTGGCTTTAGCCATGGAAATGGGCGTCACTCGCACCGGATGCACTCAAATGCCTGTAGGATTCTTTAA
- the Gyc88E gene encoding soluble guanylate cyclase 88E isoform X1, protein MYGLLLENLSEYIKSVYGEEKWEDIRRQAGIDSPSFSVHQVYPENLLQKLAKKAQQVLGVSERDFMDQMGVYFVGFVGQYGYDRVLSVLGRHMRDFLNGLDNLHEYLKFSYPRMRAPSFICENETKQGLTLHYRSKRRGFVYYTMGQIREVARYFYHKEMHIELVREEILFDTVHVTFQLTFDNRAFTLASLAMTREEKHLPISAHVLFEIFPFCIVFGADMIVRSIGNSLMVILPELLGKKITAWFDLVRPLIAFKFQTILNRTNNIFELVTVDPVTERLDAQSEDLLLHDDGSEPEKSLRLKGQMVYMENWRMIMFLGTPVMPDLTSLITTGLYINDLSMHDFSRDLMLAGTQQSVELKLALDQEQQKSKKLEESMRLLDEEMRRTDELLYQMIPKQVADRLRRGENPIDTCEMFDSVSILFSDIVTFTEICSRITPMEVVSMLNAMYSIFDKLTERNSVYKVETIGDAYMVVAGAPDKDANHAERVCDMALDMVDAITDLKDPSTGQHLRIRVGVHSGAVVAGIVGLKMPRYCLFGDTVNTASRMESTSIAMKVHISESTKILIGPSYKILERGEIDVKGKGTMATYWLEERENRLPLQLTAALQIHPLSPAPPASAAKAIMPPPVTKPVSPLIPVPVSVAVAIAGAAPIPVTVAAPTPAPVPAPVPVVPPVDIVTPSASMSGVVLTATNTLAAATHMAHHQVTGSGTAAGAVSSGVAGAPSAAGATDDRGSRIYSPVTFKDVARRSIANSPVKSNAGFADQEKRRESRSNSTGHVFMRSPSDIFGSLILDTEEFLEDLQISRSSLANNNNNHTPVCGFSPTPPFRIGSAPPKPRPSNPDKFTPEELAAMDQMTPPSTAPARETATCSSASLDREKTAKLKKISFSNSSSMDATTAPITSAVRVCPMRSKSPPQSTQSMQVVQASTSNSGNNRPGSKDSVTSISLHSPPPHRSHSAPARPHSMSKAARKAFLAAKQTKAMEKLDKMIEEVHEVESQSAVKAANMRLAIFGHDGGGGDLAAGGCPLFLPPPPQQLMPSSISDSGLCSHGHSHAPRCHHEPKLTNSQSFQHSPRGGITHQCCGGFSHGNGRHSHRMHSNACRIL, encoded by the exons ATGTACGGATTGCTGTTGGAGAACCTCTCCGAGTACATCAAGTCCGTGTATGGCGAGGAGAAATGGGAGGACATCCGACGGCAGGCTGGCATCGATTCGCCCTCCTTCAGTGTGCACCAGGTTTATCCGGAGAACTTGCTCCagaagttggccaaaaaggcgCAACAG GTCTTGGGCGTCTCGGAAAGAGATTTCATGGACCAGATGGGCGTCTATTTTGTAGGCTTTGTCGGTCAGTATGGATATGATCGCGTTCTGTCCGTCTTGGGTCGTCACATGCGCGACTTCCTTAACGGCCTGGACAACCTGCATGAGTACCTAAAGTTCTCGTACCCGCGGATGCGGGCTCCCAGCTTCATTTGcgaaaatgaaacgaaacaGGGTCTGACCCTGCACTATCGCTCCAAGCGGCGTGGGTTTGTCTACTACACGATGGGTCAGATCCGTGAGGTGGCACGTTACTTCTACCACAAGGAGATGCACATCGAGCTGGTGCGGGAGGAGATCCTATTCGATACTGTCCATGTAACCTTTCAGTTGACCTTCGATAATCGGGCATTCACGTTGGCCTCTCTGGCAATGACCCGCGAGGAAAAGCACCTGCCCATCAGCGCTCATGTGTTGTTCGAGATCTTCCCCTTCTGTATTGTATTTGG AGCTGACATGATCGTGCGCAGTATTGGTAACTCTCTCATGGTGATATTGCCGGAACTTCTGGGAAAGAAAATAACAGCCTGGTTCGATTTAGTGCGGCCTCTGATAGCCTTTAAGTTTCAGACT ATTCTCAACCGTaccaataatatttttgaactGGTCACTGTGGATCCAGTCACTGAGAGACTGGATGCCCAAAGCGAGGACTTACTTCTTCATGATGATGGAAGCGAACCCGAGAAATCATTGAGATTAAAAG GTCAAATGGTTTATATGGAAAATTGGCGCATGATCATGTTTCTGGGCACGCCAGTCATGCCGGACTTGACTTCTCTAATAACCACTGGTCTCTACATCAACGATCTGTCCATGCACGACTTTAGCCGAGATTTAATGTTGGCGGGAACGCAACAATCGGTGGAATTAAAGTTGGCCCTTGATCAGGAGCAGCAAAAGTCTAAGAAGTTGGAGGAATCCATGAGATTG TTGGATGAAGAAATGCGTCGAACCGATGAGCTGCTATATCAGATGATACCCAAACAAGTGGCAGACCGACTTAGACGCGGGGAAAATCCCATAGACACCTGTGAG ATGTTTGACAGCGTTTCGATCCTTTTCTCTGACATCGTTACCTTTACGGAGATTTGCAGTCGAATTACTCCCATGGAAGTAGTGTCTATGCTGAATGCCATGTACTCTATTTTCGACAAGCTAACGGAACGGAACTCTGTCTACAAGGTGGAGACAATTGGTGACGCCTACATGGTTGTGGCTGGGGCACCCGACAAGGATGCCAACCACGCCGAACGAGTCTGTGATATGGCCCTGGATATGGTCGATGCCATCACCGATCTGAAAGATCCTTCCACCGGGCAGCACTTAAGGATAC GTGTGGGAGTCCATTCTGGAGCCGTGGTTGCTGGAATTGTGGGCTTGAAAATGCCCCGCTACTGTCTTTTTGGTGATACCGTGAACACAGCTTCGCGGATGGAGTCCACTAGCATTGCCATGAAGGTGCACATCTCCGAATCCACAAAGATTCTCATTGGACCAAGCTACAAGATCCTCGAACGTGGGGAGATCGATGTAAAGGGAAAAGGGACTATGGCCACTTATTGGTTGGAGGAGCGCGAAAACAGGCTGCCGCTGCAACTGACCGCCGCTCTTCAAATACATCCATTGTCTCCGGCTCCGCCTGCCTCCGCAGCCAAGGCTATAATGCCGCCGCCGGTTACCAAGCCAGTCTCTCCACTGATTCCAGTGCCAGTAAGTGTGGCAGTGGCAATTGCAGGTGCCGCTCCCATTCCTGTCACTGTTGCGGCTCCAACACCAGCTCCTGTTCCAGCTCCCGTCCCTGTGGTTCCACCAGTGGATATAGTGACTCCATCTGCCAGCATGTCGGGAGTGGTGCTCACTGCCACCAATACTCTGGCTGCAGCTACTCACATGGCGCACCATCAGGTTACAGGGTCAGGAACGGCAGCGGGGGCAGTTTCGTCGGGAGTAGCTGGTGCACCTTCCGCCGCTGGAGCTACAGATGACCGCGGAAGTCGTATCTACTCACCAGTAACCTTCAAGGACGTGGCTCGCCGCAGCATTGCCAATTCCCCCGTGAAGAGCAATGCTGGCTTCGCGGATCAAGAGAAACGTCGTGAATCGCGATCCAATTCTACGGGTCATGTTTTTATGCGTTCGCCATCGGATATTTTTGGTTCCCTCATACTGGACACTGAGGAATTTCTCGAAGATCTGCAGATCTCACGCAGCTCGCTggccaacaataacaacaaccaTACACCCGTCTGTGGTTTCAGCCCAACGCCCCCATTCCGGATTGGGAGTGCTCCCCCTAAGCCGAGGCCAAGTAATCCGGATAAGTTTACACCGGAGGAACTGGCCGCCATGGACCAGATGACACCGCCATCCACCGCTCCAGCCCGAGAGACAGCGACCTGCAGCAGTGCATCCTTGGATCGCGAGAAGACGGCCAAGCTCAA AAAAATTTCCTTttccaacagcagcagcatggATGCAACCACAGCTCCCATTACCAGTGCGGTTCGGGTGTGTCCCATGCGCTCCAAGTCGCCGCCCCAGTCCACACAGTCGATGCAAGTGGTCCAGGCTAGTACCAGTAACAGTGGTAATAATCGGCCAGGCTCCAAGGATTCGGTAACATCCATTTCACTACACTCACCGCCACCTCACAGATCTCATTCGGCACCTGCCAG GCCACATTCCATGTCGAAGGCAGCACGAAAAGCCTTCCTGGCGGCCAAGCAAACGAAGGCCATGGAAAAGCTGGACAAGATGATCGAGGAGGTGCACGAGGTGGAGTCTCAGTCTGCAGTCAAAGCGGCCAATATGCGTCTGGCCATTTTTGGCCACGATGGTGGAGGTGGAGACTTGGCAGCCGGTGGGTGCCCGCTCTTCTTGCCACCACCTCCTCAACAGCTGATGCCCAGCTCCATCTCAGATTCTGGCCTATGCAGTCATGG CCATAGCCACGCCCCCAGGTGCCATCACGAACCCAAGCTGACCAATAGCCAGAGTTTCCAGCACTCCCCACGTGGGGGAATCACTCATCAGTGCTGCGGTGGCTTTAGCCATGGAAATGGGCGTCACTCGCACCGGATGCACTCAAATGCCTGTAGGATTCTTTAA